The proteins below come from a single Hemitrygon akajei unplaced genomic scaffold, sHemAka1.3 Scf000041, whole genome shotgun sequence genomic window:
- the LOC140720366 gene encoding uncharacterized protein: protein MAHQRVHTEERPFTCSDCGKGFTRSSYLLRHQRVHTGERPFTCSDCGKGFTRSSYLLVHQRVHTGERPFTCSDCGKGFTLSSHLLRHQSVHSGERPFTCSDCGKGFSQSSHLQRHQQVHTGERPFTCSDCGMGFTQSSHLLRHQSVHTGKRPFTCSDCGKRFTQLSNLQSHQRVHTGERPFTCSDCGKGFTRSSELKAHQRVHTGEKPFTCSECGKGFTQSSDLQSHQRVHTGERPFTCSECGKGFTQSSHLQRHLRVHTGEKPFTCSNCGKGFTQLSDLQNHQRVHTGERPFTCSNCGKGFTQLSTLHSHQRIHTGEKPFTCSECGKGFTRLSYLLVHQRVHTGERLFTCSDCGKGFTQLSTLRNHQRVHTG, encoded by the coding sequence atggctcaccagcgagttcacaccgaggagcggccgttcacctgctcggactgtgggaagggatttactcggtcatcttacctactgagacaccagcgagttcacactggagagaggccgttcacctgctcagactgtgggaagggatttactcggtcatcttacctactggtacaccagcgagttcacactggagagaggccgttcacctgctcagactgtgggaagggattcactctgtcatctcacctactgagacaccagtcagttcacagtggggagaggccattcacctgctcagactgtgggaagggattcagtcagtcatcccatctacagagacatcagcaagttcacactggagagaggccattcacctgctcagactgtgggatgggatttactcagtcatctcacctactgagacaccagtcagttcacactgggaagaggccattcacctgctcagattgtgggaagagatttactcagttatccaacctacagagtcaccagcgagttcacactggggagaggccattcacctgctcagactgtgggaagggatttactcggtcatctgaactgaaggcacatcagcgagttcacactggggagaagccgttcacctgctcagaatgtgggaagggattcactcagtcatccgacctacagagtcaccagcgagttcacactggggagaggccatttacctgctcagaatgtgggaagggattcactcagtcatcccacctgcagagacatctgcgagttcacactggggagaagccattcacctgctcgaactgtgggaagggattcactcaattatCTGATCTACAaaatcaccagcgagttcacactggggagaggccgttcacctgctcgaactgtgggaagggattcactcagttatccacccTACACAGTCAccaacgaattcacactggggagaagccattcacctgctcagaatgtgggaagggatttactcggttatcttacctactggtacaccagcgagttcacactggagagaggctgttcacctgctcagactgtgggaagggattcacacagttatccACCCTACggaatcaccagcgagttcacactgggtag